In one window of Oryza sativa Japonica Group chromosome 9, ASM3414082v1 DNA:
- the LOC4346785 gene encoding L-type lectin-domain containing receptor kinase IX.1, which yields MGTEPDPIQQDSPAPPRPTPAPQATPPPAIPESGPPPPPAPDMPPPPPTPAPQSSPAPPPAPDMTPPPGPGPAAAPSPHSPSPSNAPWVAPAADIPPPPPPPPNPLPVIIAVTVPVCILFMAILLYVYVKCRRKRMALSTKHQHIKAAATHESEPNELRDAEAGALEPVASSAGPNHGKEYGGDPAAAAGPRQYEYGERVVSDGPRHGAAYNELVAAGPRLYEYGELAAATRDFAEEEKLGRGGFGSVYQGRLAGGVEVAIKKFSSDSSSQGRKQFEAEVKIISSLRHRNLVRLLGWCDSSMGLLLVYELVQHGSLDKHIYNADKPLTWSERYKIILGLGSALRYLHEEWEQCVVHGDIKPSNIMLDSSYNTKLGDFGLARLVDHDKGWQTTKAVLGTAGYIDPEFITTRRPSVQSDIYSFGIVLLEIVSGRPPVLLQEGAPPFMLLKWVWSLYGRNAILDAADERLWAAGGGKEDDARQMERVLIVGLWCTQPDMADRPSIPQAMHVLQSDDAKLPDLWPQMYMASPSPAKNFAMGEYRLSGVSSFTSSGVPSSATSGTTRSSGSPSRRDSRTRQAGTRDGHARRLLVVLLKWVWNLYGRSSILDAVDPRLRGDDDDEEHSDLWQIERVLVVGLWCAHPDRSERPSIAPTT from the exons ATGGGGACTGAACCTGATCCAATCCAACAAGATTCGCCTGCACCTCCACGTCCGACCCCGGCACCTCAAGCTACGCCTCCACCTGCTATTCCAGAATCCGGaccaccgccacctcctgcACCAGACatgccacctccacctccgacCCCGGCACCTCAATCTTCGCCTGCACCGCCACCTGCACCAGACATGACACCTCCACCTGGACCTGGTCCGGCAGCAGCACCTTCGCCACATTCTCCTAGTCCTAGCAACGCACCTTGGGTCGCACCTGCGGCGGATAttccgcccccgcccccgccaccgccaaATCCACTTCCGGTCATTATAGCTGTAACAGTCCCGGTGTGCATATTATTTATGGCCATCCTTCTCTACGTATACGTCAAGTGCCGCAGAAAAAGGATGGCCCTTAGCACGAAGCATCAACATATCAAAGCCGCCGCCACACACGAGAGCGAGCCTAACGAGCTTCGTGACGCTGAAGCCGGTGCGCTCGAGCCAGTGGCGTCGTCCGCCGGACCAAACCACGGTAAAGAGTACGGCGGCGacccagcagccgccgccggaccAAGGCAGTACGAATATGGCGAGCGAGTGGTGTCCGACGGCCCGAGGCACGGTGCAGCGTACAACGAGCTCGTTGCCGCTGGACCGAGGCTGTACGAGTACGGCGAGCTCGCGGCCGCGACGCGTGATttcgcggaggaggagaagctcgGCCGGGGCGGGTTTGGCAGCGTCTACCagggccgcctcgccggcggcgtcgaggtggCCATCAAGAAGTTCTCGTCGGACTCGTCGTCGCAGGGCAGGAAGCAGTTCGAGGCCGAGGTGAAGATCATCAGTTCCCTGAGGCATCGCAACCTCGTGCGCTTGTTAGGCTGGTGCGATAGCTCCATGGGGCTCTTGCTCGTGTACGAACTTGTCCAGCACGGTAGCCTAGACAAGCATATCTACAACGCCGACAAGCCATTAACATGGTCAGAGAG gtataagATCATTCTTGGGTTAGGATCGGCACTACGCTACCTTCACGAAGAGTGGGAGCAATGCGTCGTGCACGGCGACATCAAGCCAAGCAACATCATGCTCGACTCGTCATACAACACCAAGCTAGGTGACTTCGGGTTGGCAAGGCTCGTCGACCACGACAAGGGATGGCAGACGACCAAGGCCGTGCTCGGCACTGCCGGGTACATAGACCCAGAGTTCATCACCACGCGCCGGCCGAGCGTTCAGTCCGACATCTACAGCTTCGGCATCGTCCTCCTCGAGATCGTCTCCGGCCGGCCACCGGTTCTCTTGCAGGAAGGCGCGCCGCCGTTCATGCTGCTGAAGTGGGTGTGGAGCCTGTACGGCCGAAACGCGATCCTGGACGCGGCGGACGAGCGCCTCTGGGCCGCCGGTGGCGGCAAAGAGGACGACGCGCGGCAGATGGAGCGCGTTTTGATCGTCGGGCTGTGGTGCACACAGCCTGACATGGCGGATCGTCCGTCCATTCCACAGGCTATGCACGTCCTGCAGTCCGATGACGCGAAGCTGCCGGATCTCTGGCCGCAGATGTAcatggcctcgccgtcgccggcgaagaACTTCGCGATGGGCGAGTACCGTCTCTCCGGCGTCTCGTCCTTCACGAGCAGCGGCGTCCCCTCGTCGGCTACCAGTGGCACGACACGGTCGTCTGGCTC CCCATCACGCCGAGATTCTCGCACTAGGCAGGCTGGGACCCGTGACGGACACGCCCGACGGCTTCTTGTTGTTCTGCTGAAATGGGTGTGGAACCTGTACGGCCGGAGCAGTATCCTTGACGCAGTCGACCCGCGGCTGAggggcgacgacgatgacgaggagcACAGCGATCTTTGGCAGATAGAGCGCGTGCTGGTCGTCGGCCTCTGGTGCGCGCACCCTGACCGGAGCGAGCGGCCGTCCATCGCACCGACGACGTGA